Proteins from one Mycteria americana isolate JAX WOST 10 ecotype Jacksonville Zoo and Gardens chromosome 1, USCA_MyAme_1.0, whole genome shotgun sequence genomic window:
- the F10 gene encoding coagulation factor X — translation MAGRLRLLLLCAALASELRAEEGIFIKKENADKFLERTKRANSFLEELKKGNIERECNEERCSKEEAREAFEDQEKTEEFWNIYVDGNQCSSNPCHYGGHCKDGIGSYTCSCLDGYQGKNCEFVIPKYCKINNGDCEQFCSIKKSVQKDVLCSCAKGYVLAEDGKRCVPSVKYPCGRVVVTRKKRSVILPTDNSNVTSDQDVPPTNGTSLEEDIVTTTETSTLRPGNGTGSKTPYVDTRIVGGDECLLGECPWQAVLLNEAGEEFCGGTILNENFILTAAHCMNQSKEIKVVVGEVDREKKEHSETMHTVDKILVHSKYIAETYDNDIALIKLKEPITFSEYVVAACLPEADFANEVLMNQRSGMVSGFGREFEGGRLSKKLKVLEVPYVDRNTCKQSTNFVITENMFCAGYETEQKDACQGDSGGPHVTRYKDTYFVTGIVSWGEGCAKKGKYGVYTKLSRFLRWVRTVMRQNL, via the exons ATGGCCGGCCGCCTGCGGCTCCTCCTGCTCTGCGCGGCGCTGGCGAGCGAGCTCCGGGCTGAAGAAGGCA TATtcatcaagaaagaaaatgccGACAAGTTCTTGGAAAGAACAAAACGTGCTAACTCTTTTTTGGAGGAATTGAAGAAAGGGAATATTGAAAGAGAATGCAATGAGGAGCGCTGCTCAAAAGAAGAAGCAAGAGAAGCCTTTGAAGACCAGgagaaaact GAGGAATTCTGGAACATCTATGTAG aTGGGAACCAGTGCAGCTCAAATCCTTGTCACTATGGTGGACATTGTAAAGATGGAATTGGTTCCTACACTTGCTCGTGCTTGGATGGTTATCAAGGCAAGAACTGTGAATTTG TCATACCAAAGTACTGCAAAATAAACAATGGTGACTGTGAGCAGTTCTGCAGCATCAAAAAAAGCGTACAGAAGGATGTTTTGTGTTCCTGTGCAAAAGGGTATGTTCTAGCAGAGGATGGCAAACGCTGTGTTCCATCAG TAAAGTATCCTTGTGGAAGAGTTGttgtgacaagaaaaaaaaggtcgGTTATTTTACCCACTGATAATAGCAATGTAACTAGTGATCAAGATGTCCCTCCCACAAATGGAACAAGTTTGGAGGAAGACATTGTTACTACCACAGAAACCTCAACCCTCCGTCCTGGCAATGGAACAGGTAGCAAGACTCCATATGTCGATACCAGGATAGTAGGTGGTGATGAGTGTCTTCTTGGCGAATGTCCATGGCAG gctGTTCTGTTAAACGAGGCAGGGGAAGAGTTTTGTGGTGGAactattttgaatgaaaattttataCTTACTGCAGCTCATTGCATGAACCAATCTAAAGAAATCAAAGTTGTCGTTG GTGAAgtggacagagaaaagaaagaacactCTGAAACAATGCATACTGTGGACAAAATACTTGTTCACTCTAAATACATTGCCGAGACTTACGATAACGACATAGCCTTAATAAAGCTGAAGGAACCCATAACGTTTTCTGAGTACGTTGTCGCAGCATGCCTCCCCGAAGCAGACTTTGCTAATGAAGTTCTGATGAACCAAAGATCTGGGATGGTTAGTGGCTTCGGGCGTGAATTTGAAGGTGGACGACTATCCAAAAAACTGAAAGTGCTTGAAGTCCCTTATGTTGATAGGAACACTTGCAAACAATCTACTAACTTTGTGATAACAGAAAACATGTTCTGTGCTGGTTatgaaacagagcaaaaagatGCTTGTCAAGGAGACAGCGGAGGCCCCCATGTAACCAGATATAAGGATACTTATTTTGTTACTGGAATTGTTAGCTGGGGAGAAGGATGTGCAAAGAAAGGCAAATATGGTGTCTATACCAAACTGTCCAGGTTCTTACGGTGGGTAAGAACAGTCATGAGACAAAATTTATAG
- the F7 gene encoding coagulation factor VII yields the protein MVSGQCMALFLCFLLLIPLSLDAVFLKQEEASSVLQRQRRANSFFEEIKLGSLERECMEEKCSFEEAREIYHDDERTKEFWHIYSDPNQCDSNPCQNGGSCDDQFQDYVCRCPAEYEGKSCEKAMADKLKCIYDNGGCEQYCTDEQSEKRVCFCADDYALGSDGMSCIPQVKYPCGKIPVLAKKKASAQGRIVGGLICPPGECPWQALIIQDQKEKCGGTLLSPEWVVTAAHCLEHTHPKQIRVRLGEHAINYDEKTEQESGVARIIIHEGYTNGQVDNDIALLSLETPVNLTDYVVPICLPEKRFAVYELSSIKFSTVSGWGRLLDGGATSSILMKVDLPRVKTQECEKETDLNITENMFCAGDLTGVKDSCKGDSGGPHATKYKNTWFLTGIVSWGKGCAVKGSYGVYTRVSKYIDWLKKNMD from the exons ATGGTTTCCGGGCAGTGCATggctttgtttctctgctttctgctacTGAttcctctttctctggatgcag tctttctaaaGCAGGAAGAGGCAAGCAGCGTTTTGCAAAGGCAAAGACGAGCCAACAGCTTCTTCGAAGAGATAAAACTGGGGTCACTAGAGCGAGAATGCATGGAAGAAAAGTGTTCCTTTGAGGAAGCAAGAGAGATTTACCATGATGATGAAAGGACA aaagagTTCTGGCACATCTATTCCG ACCCTAACCAGTGCGACTCCAACCCCTGTCAGAACGGCGGGAGTTGTGATGACCAGTTTCAGGATTACGTGTGCCGCTGTCCCGCCGAATATGAGGGCAAAAGCTGTGAAAAAG CCATGGCTGACAAACTGAAGTGCATTTACGACAACGGTGGCTGTGAACAGTACTGTACTGACGAGCAGTCTGAAAAACGAGTGTGCTTCTGTGCGGACGATTACGCTTTAGGAAGTGATGGCATGTCCTGCATTCCCCAAG tgaaatacccATGTGGAAAAATACCagtgctggcaaaaaaaaaagcatctgcacAGGGGAGAATAGTAGGTGGTTTAATCTGTCCTCCAGGTGAATGTCCATGGCAA GCCCTTATAATACAGGATCAGAAAGAGAAGTGTGGTGGTACCCTGCTTTCCCCAGAGTGGGTGGTCACTGCAGCTCACTGTTTGGAGCATACTCATCCTAAACAGATTCGGGTGAGACTGG GTGAACATGCAATAAATTACGATGAGAAAACTGAGCAAGAAAGTGGAGTTGCCAGGATAATCATTCATGAGGGATACACAAATGGACAAGTCGATAACGATATTGCCCTCCTGAGCCTGGAAACTCCTGTGAATCTCACCGACTACGTGGTGCCAATATGTTTGCCTGAAAAACGGTTCGCAGTGTATGAACTGTCCTCCATCAAGTTCTCCACCGTGAGCGGATGGGGACGCCTACTAGATGGAGGTGCCACCTCTTCTATTCTGATGAAAGTTGATTTGCCACGTGTAAAGACACAAGAATGTGAAAAGGAGACCGATTTAAATATTACAGAGAATATGTTCTGTGCAGGAGACCTGACCGGCGTTAAAGACTCCTGCAAGGGAGACAGTGGTGGACCTCATGCCACAAAGTACAAGAACACTTGGTTTCTGACTGGGATTGtcagctggggaaagggctgtgCTGTTAAAGGCAGCTATGGGGTTTATACAAGGGTATCCAAATACATCGACTGGTTGAAGAAGAACATGGATTAA